From Camelus dromedarius isolate mCamDro1 chromosome X, mCamDro1.pat, whole genome shotgun sequence, one genomic window encodes:
- the LOC105089027 gene encoding glutamic acid-rich protein: MEKQDLTQAGQDRADSEADHDPGLTGVPVVTPAEESDEIVLAAAFLVSQTVAKALQEAKEGSQEAAQTTVEEDRDIWSAEQEEGMEEGQEEEKEEQDYVIEEEEDEDEGEDCNKEFKA; this comes from the coding sequence ATGGAGAAGCAAGACCTGACTCAAGCTGGTCAGGACAGAGCTGATAGTGAGGCAGACCATGACCCTGGACTCACTGGGGTCCCAGTGGTTACCCCCGCAGAAGAGTCAGATGAAATCGTGTTGGCTGCGGCCTTTCTGGTTTCCCAGACAGTCGCCAAAGCCCTTCAGGAGGCGAAGGAGGGCAGTCAGGAGGCCGCCCAGACCACAGTTGAGGAGGACAGAGATATCTGGTCAGCAGAGCAAGAGGAAGGcatggaggaggggcaggaggaggagaaagaggaacagGACTACGTCattgaggaggaggaagatgaggatgaAGGGGAAGACTGCAACAAGGAG